A single region of the Streptomyces sp. AM 4-1-1 genome encodes:
- a CDS encoding SsgA family sporulation/cell division regulator: MNTTVSCELHLRLVVSSESSLPVPAGLRYATADPYAVHATFHTGAEETVEWVFARDLLAEGLHRPTGTGDVRVWPSRSHGQGVVCIALSSPEGEALLEAPARALESFLKRTDAAVPPGTEHRHFDLDTELSHILAES; encoded by the coding sequence ATGAACACCACGGTCAGCTGCGAGCTGCACCTGCGCCTCGTTGTGTCGAGCGAGTCCTCACTGCCTGTACCCGCGGGCCTGCGGTATGCCACGGCCGATCCCTATGCCGTGCACGCCACCTTCCACACCGGAGCGGAGGAGACGGTCGAGTGGGTCTTCGCCCGCGACCTCCTCGCCGAGGGCCTGCACAGGCCCACCGGTACCGGAGACGTCCGGGTCTGGCCATCACGTAGCCACGGCCAGGGCGTCGTCTGCATCGCGCTGAGCTCCCCAGAGGGCGAAGCACTGCTCGAAGCCCCGGCGAGGGCGCTGGAGTCGTTCCTGAAGCGGACCGACGCCGCGGTCCCACCAGGCACCGAGCATCGTCACTTCGACCTCGACACCGAACTCTCACACATCCTGGCCGAGAGCTGA
- the thrS gene encoding threonine--tRNA ligase, with translation MSDVRVTVQRDSEREERVVTTGTTAADLFPGQRTVVAARVAGELKDLAYELQDGETVEPVEISSEDGLNILRHSTAHVMAQAVQELFPEAKLGIGPPVKDGFYYDFDVERPFTPEDLKAVEKKMQEIQKRGQRFARRVVSDEDARAELADEPYKLELIGIKGSGSVESAGDGADVEVGGGELTIYDNLDPKTGDLCWKDLCRGPHLPTTRLIPAFKLMRNAAAYWRGSEKNPMLQRIYGTAWPTKDELKAHLEFLEEAAKRDHRKLGSELDLFSFPDEIGPGLAVFHPKGGTVRRAMEDYSRRRHEEEGYEFVYSPHATKGKLFEKSGHLDWYADGMYPPMQLDDGVDYYLKPMNCPMHNLIFDARGRSYRELPLRLFEFGTVYRYEKSGVVHGLTRSRGFTQDDAHIYCTKEQMADELDRTLTFVLNLLRDYGLTDFYLELSTKDPEKFVGSDEVWEEATETLRQVAEKQGLPLVPDPGGAAFYGPKISVQCKDAIGRTWQMSTVQLDFNLPERFDLEYTGPDGAKQRPVMIHRALFGSIERFFAVLLEHYAGAFPVWLAPVQAVGIPIGDAHIPYLQEFAATARKQGLRVEVDASSDRMQKKIRNQQKAKVPFMIIAGDEDMANGAVSFRYRDGSQENGIPVADAIAKIAKAVEDRVQV, from the coding sequence GTGTCAGACGTCCGTGTGACCGTACAACGCGATTCCGAGCGGGAAGAGCGCGTGGTGACGACGGGCACTACGGCGGCCGATCTCTTCCCCGGACAGCGCACCGTCGTCGCGGCCCGGGTGGCGGGTGAGCTGAAGGACCTCGCGTACGAGCTCCAGGACGGCGAGACCGTCGAGCCCGTGGAGATCTCCTCCGAGGACGGCCTGAACATCCTGCGCCACTCCACCGCGCACGTGATGGCGCAGGCCGTGCAGGAGCTGTTCCCCGAGGCCAAGCTCGGTATCGGTCCGCCGGTCAAGGACGGCTTCTACTACGACTTCGACGTCGAGAGGCCGTTCACCCCGGAGGACCTCAAGGCCGTCGAGAAGAAGATGCAGGAGATCCAGAAGCGCGGACAGCGGTTCGCCCGCCGCGTCGTCTCGGACGAGGACGCCCGCGCGGAGCTGGCCGACGAGCCGTACAAGCTGGAACTCATCGGCATCAAGGGCTCCGGCTCCGTCGAGAGCGCCGGTGACGGCGCGGACGTCGAGGTCGGCGGCGGCGAGCTGACCATCTACGACAACCTCGACCCGAAGACCGGTGACCTGTGCTGGAAGGACCTCTGCCGGGGTCCGCACCTGCCCACCACCCGGCTGATCCCGGCGTTCAAGCTGATGCGCAACGCCGCCGCGTACTGGCGCGGCAGCGAGAAGAACCCGATGCTCCAGCGCATCTACGGCACCGCGTGGCCCACCAAGGACGAGCTCAAGGCGCACCTGGAGTTCCTGGAGGAGGCCGCCAAGCGCGACCACCGCAAGCTCGGCAGCGAACTGGACCTGTTCTCCTTCCCGGACGAGATCGGCCCCGGCCTCGCCGTCTTCCACCCCAAGGGCGGCACCGTCCGCCGGGCCATGGAGGACTACTCGCGCCGACGCCACGAGGAGGAGGGCTACGAGTTCGTCTACAGCCCGCACGCGACCAAGGGCAAGCTCTTCGAGAAGTCCGGCCACCTGGACTGGTACGCCGACGGCATGTACCCGCCCATGCAGCTCGACGACGGGGTGGACTACTACCTCAAGCCGATGAACTGCCCGATGCACAACCTGATCTTCGACGCGCGCGGCCGCTCGTACCGTGAACTGCCGCTGCGGCTCTTCGAGTTCGGCACGGTGTACCGGTACGAGAAGTCCGGCGTCGTGCACGGTCTGACCCGCTCGCGCGGCTTCACGCAGGACGACGCGCACATCTACTGCACCAAGGAGCAGATGGCGGACGAGCTGGACAGGACGCTCACCTTCGTCCTGAACCTGCTGCGGGACTACGGACTGACCGACTTCTACCTGGAGCTCTCGACCAAGGACCCGGAGAAGTTCGTCGGCTCCGACGAAGTCTGGGAGGAGGCCACCGAGACCCTGCGCCAGGTCGCCGAGAAGCAGGGCCTGCCGCTGGTCCCCGACCCGGGCGGCGCCGCCTTCTACGGGCCGAAGATCTCCGTGCAGTGCAAGGACGCCATCGGCCGCACCTGGCAGATGTCGACCGTGCAGCTCGACTTCAACCTCCCGGAGCGCTTCGACCTGGAGTACACCGGGCCCGACGGCGCCAAGCAGCGCCCCGTGATGATCCACCGCGCGCTGTTCGGTTCCATCGAGCGGTTCTTCGCGGTGCTCCTGGAGCACTACGCGGGCGCCTTCCCGGTGTGGCTGGCACCGGTCCAGGCGGTCGGCATCCCGATCGGTGACGCGCACATCCCGTACCTCCAGGAGTTCGCCGCGACCGCGCGGAAGCAGGGGCTGCGGGTCGAGGTGGACGCCTCCTCGGACCGGATGCAGAAGAAGATCCGGAACCAGCAGAAGGCCAAGGTCCCGTTCATGATCATCGCGGGCGACGAGGACATGGCCAACGGCGCCGTCTCCTTCCGCTACCGCGACGGATCGCAGGAGAACGGCATCCCGGTCGCGGACGCCATCGCCAAGATCGCGAAGGCCGTCGAGGACCGCGTCCAGGTCTGA
- a CDS encoding TIGR02611 family protein has protein sequence MNDVTDAVGATGTGGEPGTSGADGAGDARSPRGGRGLGSRAPGFIKASRTLHLSWQAGVFVVGLAVVVAGVVMLPLPGPGWLVIFGGMAIWATEFVWAQLVLRWTRRKVTEAAQRALDPEVRRRNIVLTVVGLVIIAVLVGVYVLKFGIEMPWKIDQ, from the coding sequence GTGAACGACGTGACTGATGCGGTCGGTGCGACAGGGACCGGCGGGGAGCCCGGGACGAGCGGGGCCGACGGGGCCGGTGACGCACGGAGCCCGCGGGGAGGACGCGGGCTGGGCTCGCGGGCACCCGGGTTCATCAAGGCGTCCAGGACGCTGCACCTGAGCTGGCAGGCCGGTGTCTTCGTCGTCGGCCTCGCCGTGGTGGTGGCGGGCGTCGTCATGCTGCCGCTGCCCGGTCCGGGATGGCTGGTGATCTTCGGCGGAATGGCGATCTGGGCGACCGAGTTCGTATGGGCCCAGCTGGTGCTGCGCTGGACCCGGCGGAAGGTCACCGAGGCCGCGCAGCGGGCGCTCGATCCCGAGGTCCGGCGGCGGAACATCGTCCTCACCGTGGTGGGGCTCGTGATCATCGCCGTGCTGGTGGGCGTCTACGTCCTGAAATTCGGCATCGAGATGCCGTGGAAGATCGACCAGTGA
- the ruvC gene encoding crossover junction endodeoxyribonuclease RuvC, protein MRVLGVDPGLTRCGIGVVDGVPGRRLTMLGVGVVRTPADAELGQRLVAIEAGIEQWLDEHRPEFVAVERVFSQHNVRTVMGTAQASAVAMLCASRRGIPVALHTPSEVKAAVTGSGRADKAQVGAMVTRLLGLAAPPRPADAADALALAICHIWRAPAQNRLQQAVATHRTLKGRTT, encoded by the coding sequence GTGCGGGTACTCGGCGTGGACCCGGGGCTGACCCGGTGCGGCATCGGCGTCGTCGACGGCGTCCCCGGACGACGGCTGACGATGCTCGGGGTCGGCGTGGTCCGCACCCCGGCCGACGCCGAACTGGGACAGCGGCTGGTCGCCATCGAGGCGGGAATCGAGCAGTGGCTCGACGAACACCGACCCGAATTCGTCGCGGTGGAGCGGGTGTTCAGCCAGCACAACGTCCGTACGGTGATGGGCACCGCCCAGGCCAGCGCCGTCGCCATGCTCTGCGCGTCCCGACGCGGCATCCCCGTCGCCCTGCACACCCCGAGCGAGGTCAAGGCCGCCGTCACCGGCAGCGGTCGCGCCGACAAGGCGCAGGTCGGCGCCATGGTCACCCGGTTGCTCGGACTCGCGGCGCCCCCCAGACCGGCGGACGCGGCGGACGCCCTCGCCCTCGCCATCTGCCACATCTGGCGGGCCCCCGCCCAGAACCGCCTCCAGCAGGCCGTCGCCACCCATCGCACGCTGAAAGGCCGCACCACATGA
- the pdxT gene encoding pyridoxal 5'-phosphate synthase glutaminase subunit PdxT: MNGVPVIGVLALQGDVPEHLTALTSAGAEARAVRRPEELAAVDGLVLPGGESTTMSKLAVLFGLLEPLRERVRAGMPVYGTCAGMILLADKILDPRAGQETIGGIDMIVRRNAFGRQNESFEAAVDVTGVDGGPVEGVFIRAPWVESVGARAEVVAEHGGHVVAVRQGNALATSFHPELTGDHRVHALFADMVRAAG, from the coding sequence ATGAACGGCGTTCCTGTCATCGGAGTCCTGGCCCTCCAGGGCGACGTACCGGAGCATCTGACCGCCCTGACCTCGGCCGGAGCCGAGGCCAGGGCGGTCCGGCGACCCGAAGAACTCGCCGCGGTGGACGGCCTCGTCCTCCCCGGCGGGGAGTCCACCACGATGTCCAAGCTGGCGGTCCTGTTCGGACTGCTGGAGCCGCTGCGCGAGCGGGTGCGCGCCGGAATGCCGGTCTACGGCACCTGCGCCGGGATGATCCTGCTCGCCGACAAGATCCTCGATCCCCGCGCCGGCCAGGAGACCATCGGCGGCATCGACATGATCGTGCGCCGCAACGCCTTCGGACGGCAGAACGAGTCGTTCGAGGCGGCCGTCGACGTCACGGGCGTCGACGGCGGGCCGGTCGAGGGGGTCTTCATCCGTGCCCCGTGGGTGGAGTCGGTCGGCGCCCGCGCCGAGGTGGTCGCCGAGCACGGCGGCCATGTCGTGGCGGTCCGGCAGGGCAACGCCCTGGCGACGTCCTTCCATCCCGAACTGACCGGCGACCATCGCGTGCACGCCCTTTTCGCCGACATGGTGCGCGCCGCCGGCTGA
- a CDS encoding glycosyltransferase family 4 protein codes for MKIGIVCPYSWDVPGGVQFHIRDLAEHLIRLGHQVSVLAPADDETPLPPYVVSAGRAVPVPYNGSVARLNFGFLSAARVRRWLHDGTFDVIHIHEPTSPSLGLLTCWAAQGPIVATFHTSNPRSRAMIAAYPILQPALEKISARIAVSEYARRTLVEHLGGDAVVIPNGVDVGFFAGAQPKAEWQGGTLGFIGRIDEPRKGLPVLVKALPAILAARPETRLLVAGRGDEEEAVAALPGHMRERVEFLGMVSDEDKARLLRSVDVYVAPNTGGESFGIILVEAMSAGAPVLASDLDAFAQVLDQGAAGELFANEDADALAGAAVALLGDAARRAELSERGRAHVRRFDWATVGADILAVYETVTDGAASVAADERPGLRARLGLARD; via the coding sequence GTGAAGATCGGCATCGTCTGTCCGTACTCCTGGGACGTACCGGGCGGGGTGCAGTTCCACATCCGCGACCTCGCCGAGCACCTGATACGCCTGGGCCACCAGGTCTCCGTGCTCGCCCCCGCCGACGACGAGACCCCGTTGCCGCCGTACGTGGTGTCGGCGGGCCGGGCCGTGCCCGTCCCGTACAACGGATCGGTCGCCCGGCTGAACTTCGGCTTCCTGTCCGCCGCCCGGGTCCGCCGATGGCTGCACGACGGCACCTTCGACGTGATCCACATCCACGAACCGACCTCACCGTCCCTGGGGCTGCTCACCTGCTGGGCGGCACAGGGCCCGATCGTGGCGACCTTCCACACGTCCAACCCGCGCTCCCGGGCCATGATCGCCGCGTACCCGATCCTCCAGCCCGCGCTGGAGAAGATCAGCGCGCGCATCGCGGTCAGCGAGTACGCGCGCCGGACCCTGGTGGAACACCTCGGCGGCGACGCGGTCGTCATCCCCAACGGCGTCGACGTCGGCTTCTTCGCCGGGGCCCAGCCGAAGGCCGAGTGGCAGGGCGGGACCCTCGGGTTCATCGGGCGGATCGACGAGCCCCGCAAGGGACTGCCGGTGCTCGTGAAGGCACTGCCCGCGATCCTGGCCGCCCGCCCGGAGACCCGACTGCTGGTCGCCGGCCGCGGCGACGAGGAGGAGGCCGTCGCCGCCCTGCCCGGACACATGCGTGAGCGCGTCGAATTCCTCGGGATGGTGAGCGACGAGGACAAGGCGCGGCTGCTGCGCAGTGTCGATGTGTACGTCGCGCCCAACACGGGCGGCGAGAGCTTCGGCATCATCCTCGTCGAGGCCATGTCGGCGGGGGCGCCGGTGCTGGCCAGCGACCTGGACGCGTTCGCCCAGGTGCTCGACCAGGGGGCGGCGGGCGAACTCTTCGCCAACGAGGACGCGGACGCGCTGGCCGGGGCCGCGGTGGCGCTGCTCGGGGACGCGGCCCGGCGCGCCGAGCTGAGCGAGCGGGGCAGGGCCCATGTGCGGCGCTTCGACTGGGCGACGGTGGGCGCGGACATCCTCGCGGTGTACGAGACGGTGACGGACGGTGCGGCCTCCGTGGCCGCGGACGAGCGGCCGGGGCTGCGGGCCCGGCTAGGACTGGCCAGGGACTGA
- a CDS encoding 3'-5' exonuclease: MMRWYEGPLAAFGIRTTGADAEEDRIVSAALVVQETAGGLTRVSRWLVSPGVPVPPEATGMPGLTDEHLHRNGRWPAPVMGEIGRSLADQCATGRPLAVMDAPFGLTLLDRELKRHRATSLRGCLAGAPLCVLDPRVLDGQLDRYRKGPRAFADLCEVYGVSGATPEPMPDAAADAVASMEVVRAVGRRFAARLERLAPAELHTLQTAWHAAHARGGQAWFPRSGATEAVDAAWPLRPAVPAAA, translated from the coding sequence ATGATGCGCTGGTACGAGGGGCCACTGGCCGCCTTCGGGATCAGAACCACGGGTGCGGACGCAGAGGAGGACCGGATCGTCTCGGCCGCCCTGGTCGTCCAGGAGACGGCGGGCGGGCTGACCCGGGTGAGCCGGTGGCTGGTGAGTCCGGGGGTGCCGGTCCCCCCGGAGGCCACCGGGATGCCCGGTCTGACCGACGAGCATCTGCACCGCAACGGCCGGTGGCCGGCGCCGGTGATGGGAGAGATCGGACGGTCCCTGGCCGATCAGTGCGCGACCGGGCGTCCGCTCGCCGTGATGGACGCGCCGTTCGGTCTGACCCTGCTGGACCGGGAGCTGAAGCGGCACCGGGCGACGTCACTGCGCGGCTGTCTGGCGGGGGCGCCGCTGTGCGTGCTCGATCCCCGGGTCCTCGACGGACAGCTGGACCGCTACCGCAAGGGACCGCGCGCGTTCGCGGATCTGTGTGAGGTGTACGGGGTCTCCGGGGCGACCCCGGAGCCGATGCCCGACGCGGCGGCGGACGCGGTGGCCTCGATGGAGGTGGTCCGCGCGGTGGGGCGGCGGTTCGCGGCCCGGCTGGAGCGGCTGGCCCCCGCGGAGCTGCACACCTTGCAGACGGCGTGGCACGCGGCGCACGCGCGCGGCGGGCAGGCGTGGTTCCCGAGGAGCGGGGCCACGGAGGCGGTGGACGCCGCCTGGCCGCTGCGCCCGGCGGTCCCCGCGGCGGCCTGA
- the pgsA gene encoding phosphatidylinositol phosphate synthase: MLNKYARAFFTRVLTPFAALLLRIGVSPDAVTLIGTAGVMAGALVFFPMGEFFWGTIVITVFVFSDLVDGNMARQAGISSRWGAFLDSTLDRVADGAIFGGLALWYAGRGDNDMMCAVAIFCLASGQVVSYTKARGEAIGLPVAVNGLVERAERLVVSLVAAGLSGLHRFGVPGIDILLPIALWAVAAGSLVTLVQRVVTVRREAAEADAVAAVGTGPASDPAAGRGSGAGQ; this comes from the coding sequence ATGCTGAACAAGTACGCGCGTGCATTCTTTACGCGTGTCCTCACACCGTTCGCCGCACTGTTGCTCCGGATCGGGGTCTCTCCCGACGCGGTCACACTCATCGGCACGGCCGGAGTGATGGCGGGTGCGCTGGTCTTCTTCCCGATGGGGGAGTTCTTCTGGGGCACCATCGTCATCACGGTCTTCGTCTTCTCCGACCTCGTCGACGGGAACATGGCCCGGCAGGCCGGGATCTCCAGCCGCTGGGGCGCCTTCCTCGACTCGACCCTCGACCGGGTCGCCGACGGCGCGATCTTCGGCGGACTGGCGCTCTGGTACGCGGGCAGGGGCGACAACGACATGATGTGCGCCGTCGCGATCTTCTGTCTGGCCAGCGGCCAGGTGGTCTCGTACACCAAGGCGCGGGGCGAGGCGATCGGTCTGCCGGTCGCGGTGAACGGACTGGTGGAACGCGCCGAGCGGCTGGTCGTCTCGCTGGTCGCGGCCGGGCTCTCCGGGCTGCACAGGTTCGGGGTGCCCGGCATCGACATCCTGCTGCCGATCGCGCTGTGGGCGGTCGCCGCCGGCAGCCTCGTGACGCTCGTCCAGCGGGTCGTGACCGTACGCAGGGAAGCCGCCGAGGCCGACGCCGTGGCCGCGGTCGGGACCGGCCCCGCGTCGGACCCGGCGGCCGGGCGGGGGAGCGGGGCGGGGCAGTGA
- the pdxS gene encoding pyridoxal 5'-phosphate synthase lyase subunit PdxS produces MSTLPSSPQSTSDTPATGTARVKRGMAEQLKGGVIMDVVDAEQAKIAEDAGAVAVMALERVPADIRKDGGVARMSDPNMIEEIIEAVSIPVMAKSRIGHFVEAQVLQSLGVDYIDESEVLTPADEVNHSDKFAFTTPFVCGATNLGEALRRIAEGAAMIRSKGEAGTGNVVEAVRHLRQIKNEIARLRGYDNNELYAAAKDLRAPYELVKEVADLGRLPVVLFSAGGVATPADAALMRQLGAEGVFVGSGIFKSGDPAKRAAAIVKATTFYDDPKIIADASRNLGEAMVGINCDTLPEAERYANRGW; encoded by the coding sequence ATGTCCACGCTTCCCAGCTCCCCGCAGTCCACGTCCGACACCCCGGCCACCGGCACCGCGCGCGTCAAGCGCGGCATGGCCGAGCAGCTCAAGGGCGGCGTGATCATGGACGTCGTCGACGCCGAGCAGGCGAAGATCGCCGAGGACGCGGGCGCGGTCGCCGTCATGGCCCTGGAGCGGGTCCCCGCCGACATCCGCAAGGACGGCGGCGTCGCCCGGATGTCCGACCCGAACATGATCGAAGAGATCATCGAGGCCGTCTCCATCCCCGTCATGGCCAAGTCCCGCATCGGTCACTTCGTCGAGGCCCAGGTGCTCCAGTCCCTCGGCGTCGACTACATCGACGAGTCCGAGGTCCTCACCCCGGCCGACGAGGTCAACCACAGCGACAAGTTCGCCTTCACCACCCCCTTCGTCTGTGGCGCCACCAACCTGGGTGAGGCGCTGCGCCGCATCGCCGAGGGCGCGGCCATGATCCGCTCGAAGGGTGAGGCGGGCACCGGGAACGTCGTCGAGGCCGTCCGTCACCTGCGGCAGATCAAGAACGAGATCGCCCGGCTGCGCGGCTACGACAACAACGAGCTGTACGCCGCCGCCAAGGACCTGCGCGCCCCCTACGAACTGGTCAAGGAGGTCGCCGACCTCGGCAGGCTGCCCGTCGTCCTGTTCTCCGCGGGCGGCGTCGCCACCCCCGCCGACGCGGCGCTGATGCGCCAGCTCGGCGCCGAGGGCGTCTTCGTCGGCTCCGGCATCTTCAAGTCCGGTGACCCGGCCAAGCGGGCCGCCGCCATCGTCAAGGCCACCACCTTCTACGACGACCCGAAGATCATCGCGGACGCGTCCCGGAACCTCGGCGAGGCCATGGTCGGCATCAACTGCGACACCCTGCCCGAGGCCGAGCGCTACGCCAACCGCGGCTGGTAG
- the ruvA gene encoding Holliday junction branch migration protein RuvA: protein MIAFVSGPVAALAPTTAVIEVGGIGMAVQCTPDTLAGLRIGKEARLATSLVVREDSLTLYGFADDDERQTFELLQTASGVGPRLAQAMLATHSPDALRLAVSAGDEKALTAVSGIGKKGAQKLLLELKDRLGEPHGAHIGQQGVGTAAASSWRDQLQAALIGLGYAAREADEAVAAVAPQAETALAAGGRPPVPQLLRAALQTLNRAR, encoded by the coding sequence ATGATCGCCTTCGTCTCCGGCCCGGTGGCCGCCCTCGCCCCGACCACGGCCGTGATCGAGGTCGGCGGCATCGGCATGGCCGTCCAGTGCACCCCGGACACCCTCGCCGGCCTGCGGATCGGGAAGGAGGCCAGACTCGCCACCTCGCTCGTCGTCCGGGAGGACTCCCTCACCCTCTACGGCTTCGCCGACGACGACGAACGCCAGACCTTCGAACTGCTCCAGACCGCCAGCGGCGTCGGCCCCCGGCTCGCCCAGGCCATGCTCGCCACGCACAGCCCCGACGCCCTGCGCCTCGCCGTCTCCGCGGGCGACGAGAAGGCGCTCACCGCCGTCTCCGGGATCGGCAAGAAGGGCGCCCAGAAGCTGCTGCTCGAACTCAAGGACCGGCTCGGCGAACCCCACGGCGCCCACATCGGCCAGCAGGGCGTCGGCACGGCCGCCGCCTCTTCCTGGCGCGACCAGCTCCAGGCCGCCCTGATCGGTCTCGGCTACGCCGCCCGCGAGGCGGACGAGGCCGTCGCCGCGGTCGCCCCGCAGGCGGAGACCGCGCTCGCGGCCGGCGGCCGGCCGCCCGTGCCCCAACTGCTGCGGGCCGCCCTCCAGACCCTGAACCGCGCACGCTGA
- a CDS encoding phosphatidylinositol mannoside acyltransferase, with amino-acid sequence MSGAGEVPDPPAAGARLRDRLTDGLYGLGWGALKKLPEPAVNALGRTIADRAWRRRGKSVLRLEANLARVVPDADPAGLAALSRAGMRSYMRYWMESFRLPTWSAERIRTGVEVREAHRLTEGLETGRGVVLALPHLANWDLAGAWVTTVLKVPFTTVAERLRPETLFDRFVAYRESLGMEVLPHVGGSAFGTLARRLRKGGLVCLVADRDLSASGVEVTFFGETARMPTGPAILAQQTGALLLPVTLHYDETPVLRARIHPPVEVPATGTRAEKAATMTQALADVFAGGIAEHPEDWHMLQRLWLADLEPRGEQP; translated from the coding sequence GTGAGCGGCGCCGGGGAGGTACCGGACCCGCCGGCTGCGGGCGCCCGGCTCAGGGACCGGCTGACCGACGGGCTGTACGGGCTCGGCTGGGGCGCGCTCAAGAAGCTCCCCGAACCGGCCGTGAACGCCCTCGGCCGCACCATCGCCGACCGGGCCTGGCGACGGCGCGGCAAGAGCGTGCTGCGTCTTGAGGCGAATCTGGCCAGGGTGGTGCCCGACGCGGACCCGGCCGGGCTCGCCGCGCTCTCCCGAGCCGGGATGCGCTCGTACATGCGCTACTGGATGGAATCGTTCCGGCTGCCCACCTGGAGTGCCGAACGGATCAGGACCGGCGTCGAGGTGCGCGAGGCGCACCGGCTGACCGAAGGGCTCGAAACCGGCCGGGGCGTCGTCCTGGCCCTGCCGCACCTGGCCAACTGGGACCTGGCGGGCGCCTGGGTCACCACCGTCCTGAAGGTGCCCTTCACCACGGTCGCCGAACGGCTCAGGCCCGAGACGCTCTTCGACCGGTTCGTGGCCTACCGCGAGAGCCTGGGCATGGAGGTCCTGCCGCACGTCGGAGGTTCCGCCTTCGGCACCCTGGCGCGGCGGCTGCGCAAGGGGGGCCTCGTCTGCCTCGTCGCGGACCGGGACCTGTCGGCGTCCGGCGTCGAGGTGACGTTCTTCGGCGAGACCGCGCGGATGCCGACCGGCCCGGCGATACTTGCCCAGCAGACCGGGGCCCTGCTGCTGCCCGTCACCCTGCACTACGACGAGACGCCCGTGCTGAGGGCGCGAATCCACCCACCCGTCGAGGTCCCCGCCACCGGTACCCGCGCCGAGAAGGCGGCGACGATGACCCAGGCGCTGGCCGACGTGTTCGCCGGAGGGATCGCCGAGCACCCCGAGGACTGGCACATGCTGCAACGGCTCTGGCTCGCCGACCTGGAACCCCGGGGCGAACAGCCGTGA
- a CDS encoding YebC/PmpR family DNA-binding transcriptional regulator: MSGHSKWATTKHKKAVIDAKRGKLFAKLIKNIEVAARTGGVDPEGNPTLVDAVQKAKKSSVPNKNIDSAIKRGGGLEAGGVDYQTIMYEGYGPNGVAVLIECLTDNRNRAASDVRVAMTRNGGSMADPGSVSYLFNRKGVVIVPKGELTEDAVLDAVLDAGAEEVNDLGESFEVVSEATDMVAVRTALQQAGIDYDSAEANFLPTMQVELDEDGARKIFKLIDALEDSDDVQNVFANFDVSDEVMEKVDA; this comes from the coding sequence ATGTCCGGCCACTCTAAATGGGCTACGACGAAGCACAAGAAGGCTGTGATTGACGCCAAGCGCGGCAAGCTCTTCGCGAAGCTGATCAAGAACATCGAGGTCGCCGCACGGACCGGTGGTGTGGACCCCGAGGGCAACCCGACGCTCGTCGACGCGGTACAGAAGGCGAAGAAGAGCTCCGTCCCCAACAAGAACATCGACTCCGCGATCAAGCGGGGCGGCGGTCTCGAAGCGGGCGGCGTCGACTATCAGACGATCATGTATGAGGGTTACGGGCCGAACGGCGTCGCGGTGCTCATCGAGTGCCTCACCGACAACCGCAACCGCGCGGCGTCCGACGTACGGGTCGCGATGACCCGCAACGGCGGCTCGATGGCCGACCCGGGCTCCGTCTCGTACCTCTTCAACCGCAAGGGCGTCGTGATCGTCCCGAAGGGCGAGCTGACCGAGGACGCCGTGCTCGACGCGGTCCTCGACGCGGGCGCCGAAGAGGTCAACGACCTCGGCGAGTCGTTCGAGGTCGTCAGCGAGGCGACCGACATGGTCGCGGTCCGTACCGCGCTCCAGCAGGCGGGCATCGACTACGACTCCGCCGAGGCGAACTTCCTGCCCACCATGCAGGTCGAGCTGGACGAGGACGGGGCGCGCAAGATCTTCAAGCTGATCGACGCCCTGGAGGACAGCGACGACGTGCAGAACGTCTTCGCCAACTTCGACGTCTCGGACGAGGTCATGGAGAAGGTCGACGCCTGA
- a CDS encoding HIT domain-containing protein gives MLTGMTSEPEQQFGVGTPDAFQRLWTPHRMAYIQGEGKPTGPEAGDGCPFCAIPSKSDEDGLVVARGEQVYAVLNLYPYNGGHLMVVPYRHVADYTGLDGPETAELADFTKRAMTALRTASGAHGFNIGMNQGADAGAGIAAHLHQHLVPRWGGDTNFMPVIGHTRVLPQLLADTRTMLAAAWPNG, from the coding sequence ATGCTGACCGGCATGACGAGTGAGCCGGAGCAGCAGTTCGGAGTGGGGACGCCCGACGCGTTCCAGCGCCTGTGGACGCCCCACCGGATGGCCTACATCCAGGGTGAGGGCAAGCCGACCGGACCCGAGGCCGGCGACGGCTGCCCGTTCTGTGCCATTCCCTCGAAGTCGGACGAGGACGGGCTGGTCGTCGCACGCGGCGAGCAGGTGTACGCGGTGCTCAACCTGTACCCGTACAACGGCGGACACCTGATGGTCGTGCCGTACCGGCACGTCGCCGACTACACCGGGCTCGACGGCCCCGAGACCGCCGAACTCGCCGACTTCACCAAACGCGCGATGACCGCGCTGCGGACGGCGTCGGGGGCGCACGGCTTCAACATCGGCATGAACCAGGGGGCGGACGCGGGAGCGGGCATCGCCGCGCACCTGCATCAGCACCTGGTGCCGCGCTGGGGCGGCGACACCAACTTCATGCCGGTGATCGGCCACACCCGGGTGCTGCCGCAACTGCTGGCGGACACCCGGACGATGCTCGCCGCGGCCTGGCCGAACGGCTGA